ATAGGTATTCTCTTTTCAAAGCTTAATGTttataaagtttttatttttctgtttgaTAGAATCTTGCCCCAGAGGAAAGGAAGCCAGTGATATTTGAGCCATATTTAGATGAGGAGAAACGTGTTCCCCGTACTAAGAAGACAGAGTTCGGAGGGGCCATTGGTGCATTTTTCATGATCTTTGGCCTCCCAGTCACAGTTTACTTTCTGAACTTTGTTTGCACCCAGGTAGTGACATAAGACAATGAATTAAAGGCATCCTATCTGAAGTATCTGATAGTGTTTAGCCttttaaagtgttttaaaaTCGAGAGACCTTGTCAATGTGGAAACACTATCGTGATCTCATAACATAAATGTCACACTATTGTACATGGCATCCAGTCTAGAAAGTTAATTGTGTATTTTCATTATGATATTGATACTGAATTTCTGAATATCGTTTTTAAAATCACTTGCGCTTCTGGTGTTGATATGCAGTTTTCACAAAGCATATCCACTCTTGTTACCTtcaatctgattggctgaaattttgaCAATGTAGGAAAATGTGACAAAGtcaatgaaatattgaaatgagAATTTTCACTAAACTGACGCACCAATGATGAGTGTAGCatattgtagtgtagtgtaatgaCTGGATATCTGTGAGGGTCcccatataaatatattatataactaagCATTATACAGTCCCTTCGTTCAATTTTTGTCAACATTTATATTGTTGGTTATATACTAGACTGGAGATGGTCTGAATATTActcttaattttgtttataaaggAATATTGTTGTTCAGGACTGTTTAACtgaaataaacatttacttTGTAGAACAAGTGCAAACCGTACCTACCTGTTATACCATTGGACTGGCAGAGTTACTTTGACATTCAGGCTGCTGCCATATACCTCGGCTGGATGGCCTTCCAGGCTCTACTGTACATGGTACCTGTTGGCCCAGTAGTCATGGGGCAGCCACTCCGTTCTGGTCAGCGACTCAAGTACAGATGTAATGGTAAGATTCATTTCCTTGTTTAGTTTAGGATTAAGGGTATATTCATTTATGGATTTCAAGAATTCTGCCTGCTGGTTTCTTAATTATTGTTAAGGTTTAATTAATGGGTTTAATTAACTGGAATTGAAAAATACACAATTGGGGGGCTTTAAAAGAATTCAAACACTACAATTCTATTAGTCTGACTTTCAGGCGAGTAGTTTTCACATTCTGCTTGACATTAAAACCTATGAGTTTGTTTTTCATGATTCACAAATTAATGTCCTGCTAATATTGATTTATGTCTATTAGCTTTGATGGATAATATTAGCAAATTGATATCTGCTTTACCTCAATTTGCTCAAAATGTcaaagatgtaaaaaaaaaataaacaaaaaaaattgaagtGGGCAGGAAGAAATCTCATCAAGTCTAGCTAATGTCTAAGAAACTATAGACAAGTTTCAGAATTGTACATCCATACATTTATTAATGTTAATAGTCCTTTCTGCTGTTTTTAGCCAGAGTTACATGGTTTTGAAATCACAATTGGATTTTAATGACACTCAAGAAAACATGTTCAAATCCTTTATGTATGTTGCAGGTTTCATCTCACTTTGTATAAGCCTTGTTGCCTTTGGTGCTGCTGTCTACTTCAAACTTCCTGTTGGTATTGTACTGCAGAAGTTTACTCAGCTCATCACCACAGGAGTTGTCTTCTCTTTAGTCCTCAGCATCATCCTTTATGTGAATGCGAGGAGAGGATCAAACAACAAGTTGGCACCTGGAGGAAATACAGGTATTAATGCATAAGCAGTCAATGACTTTGTGTTCAAAGTTTGTACTTGTAGTATTGTTTCATTTCACAAAAGAATGTTTTAAATGGGAATAAAAAACTGGTATAATAAGCCTTCTTCATACATGATTGTGAAGTGTTCAATTGTAAGATGCACATGATATATGGGTATTTGAAGAGGTTTATTTTGTGGTAATGCTTAATTCAGAAAAGGACCTCTTACAGAACAATGGAATATTGCCAACAAACCAAATTGACCAAAACAAGGTGTTATTTTAGCAACCGTAGTGTGTCTATCTTTTTCgtaaaaaatattgacataacTAAAAATGTGCCTcaaagtttgaatattttttgtctTTAAGATAGTGTTAATTATCCATTTCGCAATATTAACTTACCTATTTGAGCTCGTAATTTGCAGCAAATCATACTcttgaaaatattatttcatttagCAGCATATAGCattcttttgatattttttagaGAAAAACCTGAACCCTATCGTACACCTGATGGGCAACACTAAGTAAACAAACATCTGGCGGTTGTCTTTAATGTTGCTACAAATAACACCTGGTTTTTGTCATATTGGTTTGTGGGCAATTTTCCCTTGTTCCTGTGAGAGGTACTTTACATAAATGATCATTAAAACAGTGACAGATTATTAGCAAATTCACATGTAGAAAAAACTGTTAAAAGGAATTTGTATTTGTTCTCTGACATActattaaacaatatatatataatgttattttgcagGTAATTTTCTGTATGATTTCTTCATTGGTCATGAGTTGAATCCTCGAGTTGGTAGTTTTGACCTCAAGTTTTTCTGTGAGCTGCGACCTGGTCTAATTGGCTGGCTTATGCTGAACCTCGTGATGCTGACTGAGCAATATAACAAGCAAGGGGCTCTCCCTCCAGCACTTACCATGGTCGTGGTGTTCCAGGCTGTCTATGTGGCTGACGCTCTTTGGTTTGAGGTATCCACATCTTTGTTAAATGTTATGCTTTTAACACAGAACACTAAATACCACTAGTTGATATAATGCTTTCTTGAAACACTATTTCTGGCCTATATAATaattcatgtaatataacttgtGTAACTCTCAGTactgttatttaaaaaaaaaaaaaaaagaaaaaaattaaatgactTAGTCAGACACAGTGTGACTGTCATGACCTTGAAACCATTgcatttttagatttttttataCTTTAAAGTATGAACTTCcatataaaaaaatttaaacccaCTCATATAGGACTGTTACCATGTAGaacttaaatgtttaaatggtGATCATGTCAGTGTTTGTATAATCATTATGTTAGAAGTCTTTGGTCAAAGTTACATAATGTGTTACACATGTGAAAACTACAATAACTGATGTATATATGGTATTGCTATTGTTGTAGGATGCCATTTTGACAACCATGGACATCATTCATGATGGTTTTGGATTCATGCTTGTGTTCGGAGACCTTGTTTGGGTGCCATTCCTCTACGGTCTACAGACACGCTACCTGTCACTGTATGGTGTTAAAATGGAATGGTACTGTCTGGTCTTCATCGGCATCCTCAACTGTAAGTGCCCTCTCAAggatatgtttatgtttatttataacaGAGCATATTTAGAAGGCAGTTTGTTATTAAGTATGTTCTACTGTGCATTTTCCATTCATTGTTTTATGATCAACCTAATACCACAGTAATGTTGAATATTTAACAATCAGAGAATTGAGGCATTCAAATCGGGCCATATTATGACCTGTTACACACAGCTTGTGGattcaaatatttcagatatatttgtgtattgataaaaaaaacaacatattattGAAGATATTTTCATGACTAAGTGAAATTGatgtatgaaataaaatgcCAACATGTACTTTTTCAGTGATCGGCTACTACATATTTAGAGGAAGTAATTCTCAGAAGAATGAATTCAGGAAGAACCCATACAATCCAGCTCTAGCCCGTGAGTTTTTTTGCACCATCTCATGAAGCCTGATGCCTAGTATCTGAGACTtcagttttaattttattgtttttcttgcGGAAACACTGTCTGTTAAACCGAAGATGTTGCACACATGGAATTTTAATGTGAACAATATAAAACGGAAAGGTAGTACTCGCATGTGACTCAGAAGCTGATTCTGGTCCAGATGAAACATCAAATCCTCTAGAACAGAGGTATTGGGGAAAGAGAtcgaaataatgttttatatggtTGTCAATGTATTGCTTATTCTGTACAAACACTAAACATTGATTGTGATGTTTCAGATCTTGAGACAATCCCAACAGCATCTGGCAAGCGTCTGCTGGTGTCTGGATGGTGGGGACTGTGCCACAAACCGAATTACCTAGGAGACATCCTTATGGCTACTGCCTGGTCACTGACATGTGGTAAGTTTTTTTCGTCATGCTCAAGCAAAGGTGGGGGTAATCTTTATTGTTGGTATTATTCAAGGGGTATTTAGCACAAGTAGGATTAAAAAATagatacttgtacatgtatatagaagtATCTACTTATGTTCTCATGGAAATCATATGCCTTGGTTTACCATATTTACAATCATGGTATTTAATCGGTGGAAATTCTTCGTAGATCTAACCAGATTGATTTAACAAATGTTACATGGTCCTGCTTGCAACATAACAGGTTGCATATTAGCCAAACTGTATGAAATAATGCTGTACACTATAAAATTGACAGGAAATAAAAAGCAGAAATTATAAGTGTAGTGAACACACTAGAGTATTTATCcaatattttgcataaatgttcATATTGACTACAGGAAAGATATGGTGATGCTTGCAATAGTTTTAAATGTCATAAGAAAGAGTTCTTATATAGTAGTGTACAGATCAAGAAACTTTGCAATTTGTGCAGAATATTCCTCTAAAATTACAACTTGACAATTACATGATAAATGCATTTGGCAGTACAGTAACCACTCACTATTGTAATAAAATTAAACTTATGATTAGTGAATTGTATTTTGTGACCAATAGACTTCATCATGGATAACCATTATGTATGTTTCCACTCGCTTCTGGTGGCTGTTTTTTGCACAATTGCTATTACAATAGTTCACACGCAGCATGAATGCCAATTagtcattttcatttcaatttgagTATTTATCACTGTTCACAAAGATGTTTAGCTCTACTGCTCTGAGCCACAACTCCTCTAGTATGGAGTAGACATTTAATATTTGGTTTatgtgtttcagggttttccACACCAGTCGTTTACTTCTATCCTGTGTACTTCACTATCCTGCTGATCCACAGAGAATACCGTGACGCTGAACAATGCCATAAGAAATACAAGGCCAGCTGGGACCGTTACTGTGAACGAGTGAAATACAGAATATTCCCATATATTTATTAGTCTTACCAGTACATGAAGTTGTTTATTACCTACCATTAGAATACTCCACAGCATTTCTTTTTTGTATGtattagtatataatacatattcaGTTATTTTCcttttggtgtattttgttaggttttttgttttgtcaatCTGTCATGCacatgaaattttgtttttggcaaatattttagattattttacttttaaaaatgtTTCTTGTTGAAATTGATACATTAGATTTTCGTTTAAGACAAAAATGCAATAACACTGTGTAGTAAATGTTCAGTGCGTTGTTTTAATACTGGTGTCTGTGGAAATCATTTTGCCATTTTCCTGATTGTAGAAAATGTTCATTGACTCTCTGCAAATCATAATTtcattgttgtatttttgtgtttatttctttttaattgtgGATTATTTTTATTATGGTTTACAAAAATAGTGCCTTTCCTGAAAAAAACACTGCTTTTCCTTTTTAGATAACTGCAAGTCACATTTCACAAAACAAGTGATTTCGTCATAATTTGTGTGAAAAATAGTTTTCCATGACTActtattttacatataattatcTGTATTGAAATATCTTCATGTCAATCAATGATTACTATATTAAAAAACTAAAACCTAGTCATTATGAGATAGTGTACACACAGGAAGTGTACACACAGGGGTGATTTACAAAACTGCTTTTACAATGGAATAGGTTCTATATACCGTAATCAAGAgtgaaaatgatgaaaatctGAAATGTTATTTCACTATATTAATATCGCATGTTCAGACAACTTTTATTTAGATGGGGAGAGGATATTAGAGTTTTTATAATGCATACTGTTTGTTGTATACAGGAACAAGTTCGTAGCTGAATCAGTGAATAACAAAAATTATCCTAAGATTATTCTTCAATCATGATAGCTAATCCAGATATGAATATGTATAAATAGGAAGGCACTTACAACACAGCATAGGTGTGAACAGTTGTCATTGTTTACAAGACAGCTTTTTTTtagataatgaaatattttaactgAATGGATAACTTGTAACTTGGGTGATTATGAATAGTCATGTATTGCACAGCTCAGACTGCAACACAACATTCTTAGAAAAATTACAGTCTTATTTCTGCAAGATCTCTTCATTGAGTATGACACGACAAAAGAGAACAAAAACATCTGAGTGTGATTTCTGGCTATATTGTAAAATCCTGTATATATAAGAATCACTAATTTACAAGAGATTGCTGGATGTAAATGTGTAGTATGTACATAGTCCCAGCAGTGTAATGCAGTGTCCTGTATATAGAATGGTGTTTGTACAGAAGTTGTAGCTTTTAGAATGTATATAATTTGCTAGAGGTTGGAATGAATCGGCCTATAAGCCATTGATAGAGGTCCAATGCTTGAAGTAAACGTGTTTTAAGGATTCTACTGTAAATTGGGATGTTTTGACATGAATATTCTGACACATAAATGTAAATAGCATACTTAGTTTAAATAAGTGGGTCGGAATCAGTATTCTGAAAATTAAATGTCATATACTTAGCTTACAagaatttgtttttgtgaaaatttggCATCTTGACCCAGcttcaaagaaaaaaagaagaagaaaaggtTTATATAACTGTGTCCAAAATATTCCAATTTACAATAAATAAgtttgttaaatgtttaaaataatgaaacattgacaatgttatttttatattattaaaaataaaGTTCCAGATAAAATTGAGTGTATTGACCAAAACATGTCTGTATGAAGACAGTCCCATGATAATATATTCCAGAAATACAGCTTGATATCACAATATTGCTTTAccttgtgtgttgtttgtttgttaatttattttttgactACAGAAGTATAAGAACTATCTCATCAATATTTGGCTAACCTGGCCCAAAGGGCCCAAGTAAGCTTATGAAGTGGGGTGATGTTCGTTACCCATCT
This DNA window, taken from Pecten maximus chromosome 3, xPecMax1.1, whole genome shotgun sequence, encodes the following:
- the LOC117323876 gene encoding delta(14)-sterol reductase TM7SF2-like; the encoded protein is MASVKEAKSPGRSSRTASKSKSRSRSRSRSRSRSRGRTSSASRKRKPTTPKPKQENMESNSPARTKARTPERAATPTRKSARLQNLNLAPEERKPVIFEPYLDEEKRVPRTKKTEFGGAIGAFFMIFGLPVTVYFLNFVCTQNKCKPYLPVIPLDWQSYFDIQAAAIYLGWMAFQALLYMVPVGPVVMGQPLRSGQRLKYRCNGFISLCISLVAFGAAVYFKLPVGIVLQKFTQLITTGVVFSLVLSIILYVNARRGSNNKLAPGGNTGNFLYDFFIGHELNPRVGSFDLKFFCELRPGLIGWLMLNLVMLTEQYNKQGALPPALTMVVVFQAVYVADALWFEDAILTTMDIIHDGFGFMLVFGDLVWVPFLYGLQTRYLSLYGVKMEWYCLVFIGILNLIGYYIFRGSNSQKNEFRKNPYNPALAHLETIPTASGKRLLVSGWWGLCHKPNYLGDILMATAWSLTCGFSTPVVYFYPVYFTILLIHREYRDAEQCHKKYKASWDRYCERVKYRIFPYIY